Below is a genomic region from Triticum dicoccoides isolate Atlit2015 ecotype Zavitan chromosome 5A, WEW_v2.0, whole genome shotgun sequence.
ggagcgagcggggcggtgaaggggatctccggtggccagagttgaggacgagctcggtgcagcgtctccggggcgagcgagcgcacggggctcggcctacttgatgcagtcgacgacggcggagcttcctggcatgTCGGGGCAGCaaatggacggcggtggctgcggtgaagcttgtcggcggcgacggctgcgctcggcaggggAATGGGGAGAGAgccaaagagggagagagaggccacggGGAGTGTAGGAAGaaagagagggggacgtggggggcgGCGTGGCACTCCTAGATGCTTCCAGGGCATCGGCGGAAGTAGGAGCTGGCCGACGTGTGGCCGCggacgccggccacgcgctcctcgtcctcctggcgagaggagggggacgactggcaagcgccagtcggctgggccgagccaggtgggctggtgggctgcgcctggtaagttctctctctctcctttcttttctgatttgttttctttttctatttttctgcaactgctgggctttattaaaaataccagggcattatcataaatcataaaattaatcatggccactgcttagaatatatccaacaacaaacatattagtttatgattatttgagcatttaaaatattttatagcatttaaatgcccaaatgcaaataccataaggattaatccaatgacctttgatgtcctagaaaaatgtgcaccatttttgtcaaaggttttaacccaaaacaaaaaggatgtgctttttagaagggcatttcaggttcattgaaaaagtttttaataaaccctagttgttccaggtgctgggggttctgtcttccccatttcaaatttaagaggaatttaaacatgatgcacactctaatgcttgaactagctagggtgtgacagtcatcaattaccaaaacccaaCATAGGGGCACCACATGTTTTTTCAACATGTCTGTTTTACTACTAGTGTTTATCCACACCCAAAAGGTTGTTAAAGGTCTGGTTGAAAAACTAGAATTTTAATAATAATTTGTCTGAGCCTTTGTCATAGTGCATATCCTCTCGTGGATTCGATAAGTCGGGTCACTTTTTGGGGGAAAAGCATGAGAACCTTCTTTTATCCAAACCGAATCTCAAAAGGCATCATAAACCATGGCTGCCTGCTGGCCCGGTGATGCACATAAGTTGATGCCAATCTTCATGAGCTACCATGGTTGGTTGGCGCTGCTCAGCATGAACTGCAAAAGAAAGGCGTGTACTCCAGCAACAGGACCATACCTCCGTGGGAGTCATGTCGATGCACGACAGAGGCAACGAGATCACACGATCAACTTAGGGAAGCCCGGTGCCACGTACCAGCGCGTCGGGCTCCACCACCGGTGATGCCGAGCCACCCCCGCACAACTCCGGCCATCCACTCTCCAACACGCCATTGGCAATTGCCCACGGCGTCGTCGCGGTCGACTGCCTCGCGCTCAAGCTGGAGAATGCGGACTAAGAGTGCGGCGGCATGTGCCTTGGAGTCGATGAGGAGCTCACAAAGGGAGGTGGCCTTGACACTCGCCACGGCGGCGCGGGCGAGCAGCTCTGCCTCCACCGACGACGTGCAGTGCCTCCCAGATATCTCGGTTGGCCGCACCGGGCACCGATCGCCGCGGCAACATCTAGCACCGTACGCATTCGCCCCCATCTCAAGGATGAGGCAGGGCCACGGGCTGCGATGGTGCCGCACGGCGCGGGGTACCAATGCTGGAGTGCCGCGACGGGATGGGAGGAAGCTTGGCGGCGAGGGAATGAGATGATTTGGGCAGCGGGGAATGAGAATAGACCAGGAGAGAGTGTGAGGGGGAGGTCGGAAAACATTCATTCGGTCGACGTCCCAGCGAATGACTGAAAAATCTGACGTGGCCCCGTACTCGCGTAAGATTTGAGCTATAGGATCGAACGGCAGGAGAAACGTTGGTTCCGAAACGTCAAAAATCCGGCGTCAAAATTTTTAACATTTGGGATCATCTAATGTCGTGGGTTGAGCAATCGCGAAATTTGGGTTAAGCTCAAGGTGAATGTAAATTACACCGCAGAGCAAGAGAGTAACATAGCAAAGTCACTGCTCCGGATGCATATGCCTGACCAGGAATCCATGCCTTAGAACGGAAGAAAATGAACTCCCTGTTGTTCCGTGCGCTGATCTGATCCCTGGCTCACGGCTTTTGAACAAGTAACGTGTTTACCACTTGCTCTCTTTTCCTCCGAGGGCGGCGTGTCTGTAGGCAGGAGCGCGAGCAGTGCCGCCGTATCACGTCCGTGCAATCAAACCATCCTACGTGTCTCCATTAGCTGCCGGAGGGGCGGTCAAAGTCACACCCATCATCATCGATCAGCTTAGCCGCAGGACAGGGCCCCAACGTGGCCCAGCTAAACCCCAGCGATCAATCCTTAACCCCACTGACCTGTCCTCGTCAAATCGCATATATAATGCCCCAAGCCGGCACTCTCTTCCTTACCACCGCACAATACATCCAACCAAACCTGGTTGACCTGACATCGCCATGTCGTCGACGAGAgcgcggcggagcggcggccggcAGTTCGCGGTGGGCGGCCGGTGGCGGCACGTGGCCGTGGTGGACACGGGGTGCGGGTGCCGCCCGCGCCGGCCGAGGCTGCCGCTCATGAGCCTGCCCTCCTTCCTCAGGCCGTCGGTCACCAGGAGCGGCAGCAGCTCCCGCTCGTCGTCCTTGTTCccctcctccgcctccaccgcgTCGTCTGCCTCCGCCGCCACCTACTCCTCCTACTCCTCCTCCAGTAACCATGCCAACCACCCCGCCTCCGCCCACGTTTACAAGCACCGCCAGGAGCCTGCAGTGCCCTACGGGGTCACGGCCAATgcgtcggcgccggcgccggcgccggttgCGAGGAACAAGGCGGGCAGCAGGGCGAAGAAGAGGCGCGAGAAGATGGCAGTGCCggccgaggaagaggaggaggagggcgtcggGGTGGCGGTAGAGAAGGAGTCGTCGGACCCCCGGGCCGACTTCCGTGACAGCATGGTGCAGATGGTGGTGGAGATGGGGCTCTGCGACTGGGACGGCCTCCGCTGCATGCTTCGCCGCCTGCTCGCCCTCAACGCGCCGCGCCACCACGCCGCCATCCTCGCAGCCTTCGCCGAGGTCTGCGCCCAGCTCGCCTCGgagcctcccccgccgccgcctccggcgTATCAGTACGACTACTACTACTGACGAGTGACCAGTCGTCGGCTCGGCAAGCCGTCCAGGTCGTCCGCTCGTGTTCTGTTCTGTTCTGTTCTGTGTGGGGGCTGATCTCGAGATCCTGGTACCACCTGGTGTACACGCATCCCAGTCTGGGCGAGGTTACCGGGTGGTGATAGGATCTCTCGGATGATAATTTAAGCTGCAGTAGAAGAAACTTACTAGTAGTAGTCGCAGTTTTATGTGTGGACAGTCAGTTGTTCGTCTAGCTCTGGGTTTCTTTCTTTGGGTGTTTTCCTTCATTTCCGGCTCAGTGTTTCAGCGTGTTGTTTCTAGATTTCTAGTGTCATATAATGTGTGTGCTTGTGTGGCCTTCGGTTTTGCATGAAGGTCACCAAGGAAGTTAGTTCATTAATCAGCTCAAGTAGGCAACTATTTGTGCCATAAGCAGTACTGTGTTGTGATGTGTTTATTATTCTATATGCATTTGGCACTTTCTAGTGTGGTGATCTGTAATTTTTCGATGCTTTCTCTTGAATACTTTTCGCTTTTCTAAGTAGTCTTCACTAAAGAACAAGCATTGCATCATCCGATGTTCTTTTTCTCTTGATTACTAGTCCAAGCGCATAGTTAAGTACTCCCTTGTTCATATTTACTTCCCATATTAACTTTGTCTAAACTTTGTCAACTTTGTAAAGAAAACTATATTAACGTACACCACTAAAACAGTCGCACAGAGAAAGAAGAGCTTTGAATATGCATGGAGTTAATTGTAGGGAAGTATCACACTTGGGTAGCTGTAACGAGTCGGTACCACTATTCAGATTTTTTGCAAGTCAGTACCACGTTTGAGGCTAGTCGTTGCAATACGGGCTAAGCCGCGTATAACTCTGTATTGGCGCTGTATCTGACAACCCGGCCCCATGAGTCAGTTGACCAGCCGCCGAACCGGCTCGGTCGGTCTACCTGGTCGAACCCAACTCCCTCGAACCCAACTCACTCACTCCCCACGAACCCTAGCCCTCGCCCCGCTCGAGCTCTCACCCGCCGATTCGTCGCCGACCGCCGCGCattcccccgccgccaccgcgccatgGTCCACGAGGATGAGAGCAGCGACGACTACTCCAGCCTGCAGTATATGAACTCCTCCGACGACGACATCATGTTGTACCGGGTTAGTGGtttagctagggttagggttagtgttATTGCTTTGGGGATTTGATATTTGATTTGGGGGGTTTTGGTTCATTTTGCTACTACAGATCCCTGCCAGTATTGAAGACCAAAACTACATGGGCATTGAGACTGAAACCATTGTTCCCTGCCAACACCATGGGCTGCCATGTGAGAGGCGTGTAGCCTTTGAGGGATTTGACACGGGCAGGAGGTTCTTAGCCTGTCCTCTGAAAGTAAGATTCTGCACTTTCTATGTTCTGTTTATTAAAATGAGTTGGTAGTAGCCCCACCGTATTTTTAATTAGTAGTAGTTTGGTCCAAGTTAGATTATCTTCTTGTGATTGCCATTCTTTATCCAATTACTAGTACTAATGCACTGATGCTGGTCATTGGAGTAGGCATATGTTAATTTAATATGTGGCCAAGAGCTTAGTTTCGAGTGCACAACATTGTTTAAGCTTTGATCCTGATGGTTTAGTGCTTTATGAGTGCTTTATAGTTGATGTACTTTTTGTTATGATTAAATAATGTGGCTATGTGATTTGGTTGCCGTGCACATGCTGTGTTGTTCTTCAGTTAGTTAGTTCTGTTGTTCTTTAGTTCTTTACTTAAGATCATATTCTTTAATTGTAATATTTAGTGTATTTGTGATGTTCTTTACAATCAAATCCTTTAACAAATATAGGTGCTGAATATATTGCAGGAAGGTCAGAACTATGGCTCTGTTGAATGGATTGACCCAGAGTGGCCTCCTACAATGCAGAATGCATTGTTGAAGCTATGAGAAATGTATCAAGATAGTAGGAGTGATAGGCGGAAGGATAACCTGGAGAGTTCACTCACTATTCACAATttgacagaagaaaaaaataaactgGAGGCCAACTATGACAAATTAGTTGAAGATGTTCATCAACTTTTGAATGCCCAAGAGGACAGGGTGCTGGATTTCAGATATTTGTAGTCTAAGATGGAGAGTGCAGAGGAGAGGAAAGCTGAGGTGACCAACTCAGTTGTCTCAGATATGAAGACTgggatggagaagaaagatgcagaGATATTCAAGCTGCAAGGGAAGTATGAAGTCCTCGTGAACCTGACAAAAGCCCAAGGCACTGTCATCAGGAACATGAAGTTCAACCATTTGAAAGAGAAGGAAGTGCATAGTGCAGCCATGAGGAACTTGCAGTTCCAGGTTGAAGAACTAACTAAGTCTATGGAGAAGCTCAAGCAAGAGAATCTGAAGCTGATGCAGGTTGATGAAGTCACTAAGTCTCAGGAAGAGCTCACCCAAGAGAATCTGAAGCTGAAGGATCACATTGGTGATCTGAAAAAGGGACATGACAAGCTCACTAAAGACAGGGCTCAGCTCAAGCTTCAGATTGCTGATATGTTGAAGGCAGAGGAGAAGAACAAGCAGAAGATGAAGGGGATCTAGGCCATCTTGGATGAATGAACAAGATGAAGAGGCTGCTTAGCTGAACTTTTGTGAAGTAGTATCAATGTATCTGTTCTGTATGTGTGTATGGTTCTGTAAGAATCTATTAAGTATGTTGAACTCCAGTATGTTGAACTCCAGTTTGAATTATGGGTCTGTTAGAAGTTATGAACTATGTTGAACTCCAGTATGTTGCTGTAAGAATCTACTATGGTTATGTTCTGTGTGGATCTATTAGTTGGAATTATCTTGCTTTCATATACGCTTCATAGAATGGTGAAGTTaagaagttttgtcatctttgtttcatggatgtagatagatagatagatagatagatagataggtagGTAGATAGATACAATGGAAAAGCTATATTGGGTTCCGTCAATGTTGACAACCCCTACAGTCTAAATTTTGGCTATGTTGGGTTCCGTCGACGTCGACAACCCCTAAAGACTACACTTTGGCTATTTTGGGTTCCGTCGACGTCGACAACCCCTAAAGACTAAAACTTTGGCTATATTGGGTTCCGTCGACGTCGACAACCCCTAAAGACTACAACTTTGGCTATGTTGGGTTCCGTCGACGTCGACAACCCCTAAAGACTAAAACTTTGGCTATATTGGGTTCCGTCGACGTCGACAACCCCTAAAGACTAAAATTTTGGCTATGCTGGGTTTCGTCGACGTCGACAACCCCTAAAGACTAAAACTTTGGCTATTTTGGGTTCCATCGACGTCAACAACCCCTAAAGACTAAATTTTGGCTATGTTGGGTTCCGTCGATGTCGACAACCCCTAAAGACTACACTTTGGCTATTTTGGGTTCCGTCAACGTCGACAACACCTAAAGACTAAAACTTTGGCTATTTTAGGTTCCGTCGACGTCGACAACCCCTAAAGACTAAAACTTTGGCTATATTGGGGCATAACTGACATAGTTTAGATTCATGAATAATAACAGATAGAGTACTCTAACAGATAGCATACATAACTTGCCCCTCATCTCTTGGGGCATCACTGATATAGTTTAGAAACAtgactcatactccctccgttccaaaatagatgacccaactttgtactaaagttagtataaagttgagtcatctattttggaacggagggagtacataatagaaAGAGTACTCCTCCAGAAAGCATGTCAACCCAAAATGATAACTGTTTTGAAACATAAATAACTTGCCCCCTCATATCTTGGTCATAACTGACATAGTTTAGAAACATGAGACATGACAGTTAGGTATTTCCACTTGCAGTAAAAAAGGCCATCCATCCAGTATGACTTGTAGGGCCAGCAGAAGTGGAAGCACCAGAAGTGGAAGCCTCAGCAGCAGAACTCCCAGCAGCAGCTCTTGGTGCAGAGAATGGCTTTGAATACCTTGCAGCACCATGCCTTGCATAAGGATGTGCTCTTCCTGGTGCAACCTATGCTCTTGCTGGTGCTCTTCCTGGTGCAGCCTGTGCTCTTGCTGGTGCAGCCTCTGCTCTTGCTGGTGCTGCCTGTGCTTCATCAACATTCCTTGATCTTCTAGATGCCTTGCAAAAATGAGGGAAACATGAAGAGAAGGAAACATACAATAAATACAAAACATATATAGTACTAGTTAACAAGGTGCTTACCACATGCTTATTTTTTCTCAAAGCCAACTCTGGTTTcaattgtttgctgcagttggtaTATCTATGGCCTTGGAGCCCACAGTTGCTGCATGTTATAGTGGCCATTCTTGAACTCTCTTTTGGCTTTGGAACCTCGAATCTGCCCTTTATCCTCTTCTCTTTCCTTCTTCCCTTCTTCACATGAAATTTAGGTGGCTCTATGTCTGGTCCTGTTGTCTTTGTCCAATCATGTTCACCAGGAACAGGATATATCATTGGTTCATATGCTGCTAGGTAAAATGGTTTTTTTGAAGAATTTGCACACATAGTCCTCTGGAAACCTTTTTGCCTTGTTAATTGCTGATATTGCATGGTTGCATGGTGTGCCACCCAGGTCCCACTTTTTGCAACCACATGTACGAAGTTCCAAGTTGACAACATGTGTTTGCTGCCCACTGGTTACTTGCCATAGATTAACACCAGCTTGAATGGGTTTACAGAATCTGGCCCTTTCCTTTTCCACCTCTAACTTCTCAGCATAATGGGGTGTGATCTCCCACAGAGTTGCCTTTCCACTCTCTCTATTCCTATGCCACCTCACCATCTGCTTATTCTTAATACCATCAATCATAGTCCTAATGGTTTTTTTCCTAAAATCAAGGATGTACTTGTTGAACACCTCAGATAGGTTATTAACAACCAAGTCTGTCTTACAGTTTGTATCAAAAGCATGCCTAGCCCAGAATCTTGCAGGTATTCCACTCAGCCACTTCCAAGCTTCCTCACTCTCATTTTTTAGATCATTCATTGCAATGTCAAACTTGTGTTGGTTATAAGCATAACTAGCATTATCCATGCATTTATTAAGATCTTCTTCCCTATACCCGGCATTCTGAAAGTTTGCATACAAGTGCCTAAGGCAAAATCTTTGGTGGCAGTTTGGAAATACTTGATTAATTGCATTTAGTAGGCCCTGTTGACATAGCATATCATACTAAGCTACTGTCATCATAGTATAAGGACCAAATTTGCATAAAGATAAACAAGGGGATGCATTCATACCTTCTGTCTATCAGACATGATAGTATAAGTTCCAAATTGTCCAACTTCTCCTCCTAGACACATCTTAAGTTGGTGCAGAAACCAACACCAATTTGCTGTATCCTCTTGTCCAACAATACCAAATGCCAGTGGGAAAATGTTGTTGTTGCCATCTCTACCAGTGGCAGCAAGTATTTGAGCTCCAGTGGTGAGCTTAATAAAGCAGCCATCAACACCTATATTGCATTTGTAAGATCAAATTCAGTAACTATATGAAACTATCAAACTATTCTATATATGTCATCTACAAGAATGGATACACaattctatatatgtcatataaaaGCAATGAGCAAGTTCATTCACTATATAACACTACTAAACATACTTAAGATGTACATGTCACTAACCTACTAAATAAAGCACTAAAATAAAGCATATAAAACATGTCACTAACCTATGAATGGTCTGCATCCACTAAGAAAGCCCTCCCTTACTCCATTGATGCAGAAGAACATAGCATGAAATCTTGGTCCTGCATGTGATATTTTTGTAGTAGGTTTTGGAGTTACAGTTGTAACTATAACTCTACTCCCAGGGTTTGTATCCATGATTGTTTGAGCATAGTCCCTCAGCCTGGGATACTGTTTCTTGTGCTCTCCTAAAACAGCCTCTACAGCAAGGTTTTTGGCCCTATAGGCCATGTGCTTGCGCACATCAACACCATACTTCTCATTGCAGTTGTCAATCAGAGTCAAAATACTTGTGTTTGGATCAGACCTGAACAGTGACTCATATGTCTGTGCAAGCCACTTTGCACTAACCCTTGATGTCTCCGTACTGCTAGGGCAAGTGTGCTGCAGCCTCATTTTTTTATTGAAAAATGTCTTCTCCCCTTTGATAACTGCTGCAACTATGAAGAACTGACAATGCTCTTGTTTGCAGCAAACAATTATCCTTTTGTCTGGGTTTCTATAATACCTGAAATTTCTGGCCTGTGTAATGTGCAAGCTCAATAGAGCATCTCTGAATTGTTGCTGATTTTTGAAACACATGCGCATACATAACTGTTGATGTGGTTGCTCCAATTTTTCATTATACCATATCCTTGCTAGCCTTTTCAATGCCCTACTCTTCCTTCCTTTTGGTAGGACAAATGCTAGTGGCTCAAATTGATCATCTTCACTATCCAATAGCAACCCAGTATCTTCTTCATCTGATGATGGTCTGAAATCTGGTTTCAATTCCTCTAACACATTAGAATGTGTCCTACTGGTGGGCCCTCTCCTAACTGGCAGCTTTTGCCTCTTTTTACCAGCTGCTTTCATGGGTGGTTCCTTCTCCTTCTCAGaatcttcctcctcatcctcctcaatCTCAAACAACTCCTCAACCTCAGTGTCACCCTCATAGTGTagttgttccttatctgaatgttcATCTGTTTCTTCATCTGAATCTTCATCCTCTTCTAGTTCTTCATCTGCTAGCCTCTTTCCCTCTATTATCTCTGTGTCTTCAGCAATCATGTACTTCTTCATGCAGAAAGGGTTGTTGTCACCGTCATATGCCCCTTGAGAGTCATCACTACTCTTATATCCCTCCTATTCCTTTTCTTCCATCACAGATTTGAGCTTGATTAAGCTGACATTTCTGCTCTCTTGTGTGCACATACCAGTAGGTTGTACTAGTGCACTACTATTGCTTCTTTGACTCTCataaacaacaccattatcattaaCAGCAAGCACAGGAGGATCTCTTAGATCATACACAATAGGTTCTTGATATAAAACTGTGGCTAATTTTTCCTCACTAACATGAGATGCAGTACTGATAAATGATGTGGCCCTGACTAACAAGTTCAGAACTAAACTGTCCTCATTATGCTTCTTAATTTCTTGCAACTTGATGTTTGTGTCTATCAAATCTAGGCCATGCTCTCTCTGCACTCCTATGCCTGTATTACCCATGTGGTACAATTCATCACTGAAGTTAAATCCTTGTGTTCGCATCAGTGCATACAAATTCAAATATGTGACATCTGAGTTGCATATCTTCCTATCCAAATTATGCTGAGCATCGAAATGAATCCTAACATCCCAAACAGCATCATCCAAACTACAATGGACAACAAAATTGCACATTTTCAGTTCAGtaaacctaaccctagcccgaATCATGGCacagagagtagagagggagaggagagagcaCTTACAGCAGGCCACCCAATCCATGGCTCCAGTGATGGCTCGTGGTAGGGTTGGCCACCCAGATCTCAGCCAGCCGCAGCCGCTGCTCCATGGACAGCGGCGCCTCCAtgccctcgtcgtcgtcgctgtagtAACCTGACAAACTGGACTCCCCACCCTCGACTTCGATTCCTCTGTGCGCATCGCTCCCGAGTCCGGGGAGGTCTCCGTACCCGCCCACAACGCCACCGCTGCTCCGGCCACCGCCACCGTTGCCGCCGCCGCCCAGACTAGCCATCGcgaggagagggggagggagagggagaggagagaacTACTAGGGTTCGACCGAGCCAAGACCGACCAAGTCGGGTCCGTCCTAGCCAGCCGAGCGACGCACCGGTTCGGCGGCTGGTCAACTGACTGGTGGGGCCAGGTTGTCAGATACAGCGTCAATACAGAGTTATACGCAGCTTAGCCCGTATTGCAACGACTAGTCTCAAACGTGGTACTGACTTGCAAAAAATCTGAATAGTGATACTGACTCGTTACAACTGCCCTAAGTGTGGTACTTTCCTGCAATTAACTCATATGCATGCATGCCAGTGGCATGCGTTGTTCTTGGACTTCTATGAGGAGTTAGAAGGTGTTCCCGAGAGAGCTTTTGCCTTGAAAGAGTCGAGCACGCACGCATCTGCCGTCCGTGCAGCTACCGGGGGACGCCGTCGATGACTCAGTTTTTTCATCGCCATTGCGCACATTCACGCGTGCGTGCGTCGGTACGATGCCGGTCGGTGGTAGTGGTTAAAATTATGTGCTACgggtacatgcatgcatgcaaaagCAACAAATGGAAGTGCTTCTCTCTCTCCCACTAGTGCTTGAGTTACTACCTTTTGTTTGGCTTTTCATCAAGCTTAAGTCAGCTTTGTGGCCGTTGACTCTGTGTGAAGATCGATCGATGTGCCAATGTGCTTACTCAATGATACTACACGGAGTTTTTAATCTATAGTACTAAAAAAACAAATGCGATGTTCTTCGCGGAGTTTCAGTCCAGTGCTTGGTTATATTGTAAAATGTAAGTTGATGCCAAAGTTGTGACCATTTTCAGCAAAAAAGGAAGCCGCACTATAGATCCCTGCGTACGTCGTGCGTGTATGTATGCCGTGATTTGTACCAGTGTACTCAACCTCTCAAGTCGCAAGTGCTACCTACTAGAGTTACGTCGCGTCCACGATTTAGGGAGTACTGTTGTACTGTACTGAAGAGAGGATCTAATGCTGTTTCTATTTCCTATCTCGACTACTCCTTATCTCTACCGGAGTATCTTTGGTAAATGGGCCTGAAGGCTCTTCGCAGTATCCACTAGGCTTGCAGGGCTCATGTAGATGGAGTGTATTCGGAGAGCTGAGAATGGCAAAGCAACCAACAAAATCCGGGTGTCAGCTCAAGTTGGTCAAGTACAACGGTCTAGTATACCAcgggcatctctagcagatccctt
It encodes:
- the LOC119297661 gene encoding transcription repressor OFP8-like, translating into MSSTRARRSGGRQFAVGGRWRHVAVVDTGCGCRPRRPRLPLMSLPSFLRPSVTRSGSSSRSSSLFPSSASTASSASAATYSSYSSSSNHANHPASAHVYKHRQEPAVPYGVTANASAPAPAPVARNKAGSRAKKRREKMAVPAEEEEEEGVGVAVEKESSDPRADFRDSMVQMVVEMGLCDWDGLRCMLRRLLALNAPRHHAAILAAFAEVCAQLASEPPPPPPPAYQYDYYY